One region of Collinsella aerofaciens ATCC 25986 genomic DNA includes:
- the rpmE gene encoding 50S ribosomal protein L31, producing MKQGIHPQYVECTVTCSCGNTFKTHATVSEMKVELCNECHPFYTGQQKFVDTGGRVQRFADKFGGAAAAQLKKAEEAKAAKAAKAAEAEAARKAAAEAKAAEKAKRAAKFAEEAAKQAAEAPAEAPVEEAAAEAETTEAAE from the coding sequence ATGAAGCAGGGTATCCATCCCCAGTATGTCGAGTGCACGGTGACGTGCTCCTGCGGCAACACCTTCAAGACGCACGCTACCGTGTCCGAGATGAAGGTTGAGCTTTGCAACGAGTGCCACCCGTTCTACACCGGCCAGCAGAAGTTCGTCGACACCGGTGGACGCGTCCAGCGCTTCGCCGACAAGTTCGGTGGCGCCGCTGCCGCCCAGCTCAAGAAGGCCGAGGAGGCCAAGGCTGCCAAGGCTGCCAAGGCTGCTGAGGCCGAGGCCGCTCGCAAGGCCGCCGCTGAGGCTAAGGCTGCCGAGAAGGCCAAGCGTGCTGCTAAGTTTGCCGAGGAGGCTGCTAAGCAGGCCGCCGAGGCTCCCGCAGAGGCTCCCGTCGAGGAGGCCGCTGCCGAGGCCGAGACCACCGAGGCTGCTGAGTAA